The following DNA comes from Hippoglossus hippoglossus isolate fHipHip1 chromosome 12, fHipHip1.pri, whole genome shotgun sequence.
TCATGCTTATAATAAACTATAATTTTAATATAATGAAGGTTTCTATGACATTTACCTTGGAGCGGTCAGTGGCCGTGGAGCCCAGCGACGCCAGCGTCATGAGTCCGGGCCAGAAGGCGCAGTAGCCGCCGGACAGCCCGAAGAGAACCGCGGCCCCGAACATCAGCTCCAGGGGCAGCCGGAAGATGAGCACCAGGAGCAGGGCGAGCCGGGACAGCACGTACCCGCCCAGGGGCACCACGATGGGGGCTTTCCTCCAGCCGCGGTCGCTCAGCTTGCCCAGCAGCAGCGCCGGGAGGATGGGGACGAAGCGGATGATCAGGTTGTAGGTCATGAAGAAGTCGGTCATGGCTTTCTGCCGGCTCGCCTCCCCGGACAGACCCGGGTACGAGGCGTTGGAGCTGCGGTCCCtgaccaccagcagcagcgcGGTGTCGAAGAAGCAGCTGCCCAGCTGCTCCAGCACGACGATCGGCTCAATCTGGCGGAGAACCGCGGAGACAGTTTGACACCAGATCGGTGTCACCATGATTTCCCAAGGAGCAGGGTGAGTGTGATTCAAGCCGAGGAGAGACGCAGACGTCCGGGTTGATCTGAAGGATGTTCGAAAACATGAACCAGAGAAAACAGTGTCACACCCACTTCCTCCTCACGTGTCCAAAActtttttataaacagcctGTGGTCCAAACTGAAAGTAACTCAACATCTGGAATAACTTTCATGATGAGGTTTGAAGTTTTTTATTCCAAAGACAACTCCCCTCTAAGATCCTGCTATTGGTTTGACTGGTTGGTTTTAATGGTTTTTCCTTGAAGACACATTTTGAtcttgttttactttaacaCTATTATACTTAatgggatagttcacccaaaaaatgaaaattcactcattatcttctcaccactatgtcgatggaggggtgggtgaagtgtttgagtcctaCACGGGTGGGCGGTGTTTTCTGACTTTAATTTCtttgtgaaaacataaaaagctTGAAAAGTGCCACATacataaaatgtgttattattatttgtttgagAGGTGAAGGATGATCCGTCTTAGCTGAAAAACAAGACGTTCACAAGCACGAACACTTATAACAGCTCACTGATGTCATCACAGGACTAATAGTAAAATATGTGAGTACCTGTTCGTCTCATtagtgtcaaaataaaagcgtgtgtgtgtgtaaacgaACCACTCAAGAGACCAGACATCTAcacgttttgtttttaatgagaaaatattCATAATATGTATAGTAGGTGTATAACTGTGAGCCTTACACGTGCTATAAAATAACAAAGCAGAGTATGAGCATACAAGTGGTTAACATAGGGACAGAGGTTATACACGAATACGTGATCGATTGCTTTGTCACACACTGAAGCTCGGTGCGACGACAAGCTACCAGCGTcttcaaatgataaataaatctCCTCTGCACCGTCAATTCAAACAACAaaagcataataataataataataataataagagtaaATCACACAGTTATGAATCCTCTGGGTGTTCGTGATGTCTGTTACCTTTTCAAAAGTGTTTAGTGAGAATCGCAGCAGGTTTTTTGAAGCAGAAATGATTGTGTCTGTTAATAAAAAAACCAAATTGTGCTGTGAACACAGTTTTTGAGTGGACGCTCAGCTCGCGTCCCGAATAGGCCACAGTAAAACAATCATTCATCACAAAGGAATTGATCCGTTATTCatcctggaaaataaaaactcataTTTCCACTAAAAAAATCTCTTATTTCTCTTTGGAAAACTTTAAGAGCCACAATGACTAACATacgcatttaaaaaaaaaaaaagaagatgtcTGCAAGCTTGAGTCATGTCTGGAAAATCCCAGATACATCTTGTGCTAAGAATAAATCTCAAAGCAGGATCAGCAACACAGCACTTTTCTTGTTGTACTTGTGATATCGATAACACACTTTCCTTTACAttctcataataataaaaaaacacccttGTCGTTTATCATTAAATACTTATTTCCccttttatatattattaaaagtttataaaaaacaagaacaaggaCGATTCTCTGGAACCAATGtgaggtgtttttcttttgtttcaggGGGAAATGTTTGCACCGAAGAGGCAGAAGTCATTGGTTTTCACTTCTGGTTGGTGAAGCAGCTGGCACATGCGTTTGGCATCGTTTGCCAACCGGGACTTTTCCTTTAAATACGAAACAATACAGATTCATTATCATCAAGTGAGAGAACGTGtcctacatttacattttttttttacattttgtgcattttttccTCAGTGTTCCTTTGAATTTCAGACATTTATTGGAGGATTTTATTCAGgggcagcagacagagaggtcAGGGCCTCGCTGAAGGACACTTGATCAAAACTTTAACCTTTGatttacagaaaagaaaatatcataatcctggataaaaaaaaatctggatggCTTCAAAATAAAGAGTGAAAAGTGGTTCACAAAAACGCATCTACATTTTTCTACTTTCAATTCTCACTTATTTTCCGATTGTGTCTGCAGCGTGTTTTgtgatttcatttcaaacagaaacatcgTTTTCTACAACGGGACATTCCACAGTATCATCAGTCTCTTCTTCGTCCATtttaacaaaacagaaaatctcGTCATCCTGCAAAATCAATATATTCGCTTAGAAAAAAATCAACAACCCCGACTTGCAGTAAGTAAAATGAACATCTGCTCAGCCCGTTGCTGCTGATCGTCTGTTTGCGTCTTGTCGTGTGCTTGTGTCAGGTCAGGAAACGAGTGTAATGCCATGCACACAAtctgtacttttattttcttaaatagaCTCAAGAGCTCAGGCCGACACTTCGTTTCTCTCTGAATATCAACATTCGCTTTTGGTATAACAACTTTTctataaaaagctttttttcctcaatatattttttcatcaaactTTATCCTCAGTTAGATCATTTATCAAATACACAGTCCTACCTCGGTATAATACATGAGAACAAACTGCTTACATCAGAAAGCACAGGTCGACGAAGCGGCGGAGCCAGCGAAGGTAAAataagtgatttaaaaaaaaaaaaagaatataaaaccCTGGACCCAGCCCTTTCTTTATTTAACACATACTGACACAAACATAACCTGCAGTTAGCTTCCCTTCCCCCCCCCggcctgtctcctcctgcacaCTGAAGAATAGTGATTTGTTTATATGGGGCTGTGTATTCTCTCTAACGTCTACCGAAAACGTAGTAATACAGGATAGGAGAGGATAAAATACATCATACGTGTGAAGCGTTCAACCTTGAACTGACAGGTCTAAGGCAAAGTTGCACCTCGATGCTCGTTTCGCAGGTTTCCTCGCTGGCATTGTAACGGTTCAAGGACACTGACGCTGAAGGGCTGCTGCACACCAGAGGGTTTTCAACTCTTGACTGATTTTAAAAAcgtgggagaccacagacatgaTTATAATCTTATAATCTTACAACACATACACTTGATGATTTGGCCAGAACGTCAGACCACACACAGTGGGGATTTCCAGAGActtgaaatctcacagaaactcgcaatatcttcttcttcttcttcttcttcagttcttttaTGGCGGTTGGCAAACAACTTTTAGGCGAATCAATTCGAGATCAGGGAGACTCAGACTCAACCTGTAGAATTacgattattttgtaaacccctcacacttcaggattaatTGTTGCAGATAATCAGCACCGAGTGACCTCCAGGCGGAAACGCCCCCGCGATTGTCGGAAAGGGCAGATTGGGTCTAAAATCGCCCTGATCgtcctctagtgtgcagcagccttaaaGCCGCCACTTGAGATTTAATACAGGTGCTTGAAAAGGAAAGCTCAGAGCGAcgtgttgtctgtgtgttattaCTGTTCTGTGACGGGCTGTGGCATCGCAGGATACACACCGTTAAAACTTCAGAAAGTGATGCTTGGGTTAGAATCCTGTTAAACATCACATCCTCTCTGCAGTAGCATCAAAACCATCAAAACCAGTATCAGCATACACCCCCGCTCATCTACTGCATCATCTTCCCACACTTAAAGATCACTGCGGTTTATCATCAAGCTCACTTTGCCAAAACCATCATTCTCATCAAGTCTCAGGCAACCTGTCGTAATAAAATCTTTAGATCTCAGCCCACATGTcaacaagaaagtgaaaaatccTATGAATACTTAAGTCATTCAGCGTCTACCAGCTAGTAAAAAACCTTCTGTCCCATATAAACCTCTGCAGAACGTTCTTAAACCACCAGAAAACCCTTTCAAAGTGTCACTCACTGCAACACTTCAAATGTCTGTCACATATTCTTCGTCTTTTAACGTGCTCCTCTTCAGTCGTCAGGTCCAATAATCGATCTCCTCGATGAGCGCCATCGGTCAAGCCGGCGGTTCACATGATCATCAGAATActataagtaaaataaatactgtttcCTTCTTTgtcctttctcctcctgtttgcatttcttccttcatcctcctctatCTCCTCCTTCCGACCAAGTCCCTTAACCGTCTCTCAAAAGGAGCCGTtttactcctcctcttcttcctcctcttcttcctcctcctcctcctcctcttcttcctcctttccttcctcatTGGCGTAGAGGCCGGCTTCCCACCTCAGCGCCATGTCGCTTTTCCTCCTGGTGACACGAGTGGCCTCCAGAACCTGAcgaacacaaaacaaacaatcagacGTACGAACTTTCATTTTTGCTGCGAGCTAAGAAGTGGTTCAAACCCATGCTTTGTTCcgtcacaaacaaaacacaccacAGTGACTTTAACGTGCAGTGGATGTCAAACACTGAAGGAGCGCTTGGTTAGATCGTCCCGCAATGACGGTTTTGCGTCTGAGCCAcgtttgtcaaaataaaacagcaaaatgaAGCGCACCTGCAACAtttgacagtaaaaacaaacacacatttaatattGATAAATACAGCAAAAGATTCATGCTTGAACACCAGAACTGTTTTTAACTTAATCCTcaaacactgtctctctctctcacacacacacacacacacacacacacacacacacacacacacacacacacacacacacacacacacacacacacacacactcttacaaaCACCCATCTCCACACAAGGGGGACATTTCTCTGTGAGCAGGATTCAGGGTGAAGGGGAAGTAGATGCGGGTAGAAGGTGCGATGCTGAGATCTGACATAACAGAGGATGATGATCTAAAATGATGGAGGAGGACGCTACATGATTCTCATTAGACTGAGTCCTGTTATGTCGCTGGAAACAGAAGCATTGATGCTCTCATTTGTAAATAAGACCTCAAATTGATTATAACCAGcttgaaatgtatataaagaagAAGCTAAAGATAAGCCagagcatcttgatcgccaccttttggctggctgcagtatagatcataaatccTGCGTCCTCGTAGAGGAGgtaaacatttgtgtgtgtgttgggggggggagaatcaaagctcacacacacaaatcaatggACAGGCACatgcagcaccaccaccacagaACAATAAGCAGTGAGACCACAAGCAGACCTGGGACCAGATAGAAACAGATTTAGGTTTTCTTTACATTCCCATTTATATTATCTGCACCGGATTAATTTCTAGAACATTTAAACAGAGTTTGTATTTCTTACTGTTGACTCGTCTACGATGACATTTAAGTGTAAACTAAAGACCTACATGTTTTCTCAGACTTTTAAGAGTCTTTAAGTCATTTGTATTCACTTTTTAGcctattatttctattttattttatattgttttgtgttattttgtaaaTCTCCTTGTGTCTTTCATCGTCCAGGACTTTTGTCAACTTTGGTGgttttaaaacaacactgtgcaacttttttttaactgcaatatagcagtttaaaaatgtgtttgatggtggagaatgtttcctctttcatttccactcctcaccctgaacgtctCTTTttgctctatgtaactttgCTGAGTGGGTAAaaatctcctgtgagaagtgtggaactgtCTGATCACAGCTTCAATCGTTagaatcaggtccagcaggTTTCCGTTCAGTGAGAGAGGATTGACTGTTTTCTATCTACGACACAGAGCCCAAAATAATCAATCAACACAagaggctgcagggggcgctgttgctcagttacacagtgttgctttaaatgttctttttataTATGCACTTGACATGACAATACAAAAACTGCCATGGAAACAACTTTGTAATCATATTCAGATCACCCGGATTAATGATTCTTTCAATGAGATGCTAGGTCTCGGTATATGAAGCTACTCTATTATGGGATGTAAGCGTTTGAACTGTGCAGAAACAGTCCACAATATACAGTGTTTCTCAGATTGGAGTCTGGCCCAGGTCTGTGGATGTAAACAGAGTGAACGGAGTGAACGGGTCGGGGGAGCGACAGGTACCTCGGTGGTTACCTCCTTAGCCAGCAGCAAGCGGGCATACTGACCGACCAGCAGGAGAGAAGCAACAGTAACACAAAGTCAAcacatgtgatgtcatcatggagAAACAATCAACAACACCAGCAGCGAGAAAACACAGCGCACCGCAACATGATCAGTTCAAGATACATCCAGGAAAATATCTTGAAAAGGAAATTAActcaatgacatttaaatgaaactgcatgttttctgtgtattttgttaCTTTGCAGTTCATGATTTCTTAGAGAACAGATTCAACGAGGAGAAGTGAAACTGTTATATTTTCACATTACGTGAAAATTAATGAAACAAGCCAATTTTGTGTCATCGCAAATTTCTTTAAACCTTAACTTTAACAGTTAAGTCTGACAAAATCCAACACTTATTGTCAATAGACACATAAATCTTAACAATGACTATTAAGAGACGTATTCAGATACACATTTTCATGTCCTGTTTCAGGCGGGGAGATTCCCTCTGGTGTTGCACAGAATTTGCTCATACCAATGAGTCATGGGTATTCAATATATGCCGACTTTACAAAATCCAAATGAGAGGTCATTTTAGGCCACTAACACTGAGACAAGCTGTTGTCAGCTTTGTGCTACTTTCACTTACTGAGAAATATAGATGGAAGGTCAAGATTTTAATCATTCATACTGTTTTGGGGGATGtagcatttttgttttttatattttcaagaGTAAATCACAAAAAATAATGGTAACAATTGtgcaaacaaaaatgtatttcttgtgatttattgttttttgatgGTTGACAGTTTTGAATTCTCtattttctttaattctttGATGGAATACTTACACTGTTGTCTTCtatcttctccctcctcttcaccttGTGGGATTCAAAGTCTTCCATGAGCGTCTGCATGTAGTTCTTGGGTCGTGATCCCCCGGAGTCCTCGCTGCCGGCGTCGGACAGGGCTCCCTCTGAGGGCGAGGGCGAGACGGGCGGCACGGGTCGAACCTTCTCGATCTTTCCTGCGAatcgcacaaaaacacaaagagtcaGACAAGTTTGTTGAAGTGGCACGATCACGTTAAGTTTGGTGGTTTTTCAAACAACTAACCTGGTGCTGTCTTCGCTGTCAGTGTGAGTCTAGTTGGCAGACTGTTGCTCTTCATCTTATCCGCTGGAGtaatggttgttttcttcatccCTGTCCTCACAGGCCCGTGACCGCTGCTGGACACGTTGCTGGGGCGGACTTTAACCACAGGCCCCGTCTCCCTCTGCTTCTTtagctcctcctccctctgctgagCCGCTCGAATCTCCTCCTCAATCATGGACAACGTTCGCTGCTTCTTGGAGCGCAGGCGGAACGGGCCGCTGGCCGCCGCCTCCGGCTCGGGGCATCGCGCTGCCACAGCCGTGCTACGCAGCTCGGCCGCCTCGGAGTACTTACTGAAGTAGCTGTACTCCGGTTTCTCCGGGCTCGGAGGGGAAGGTGGGCGATAAACTGGGGTCGGCCTGGAGACGGGAGCTGTTGAGGCAGGAGCTTGAGCCGGAGATGAGGAAGCAAGCGCCCTGGCGTAAGAGGACTGGATTTTGATCCTGGGGCCTCCGTCTCTGGCTCTCTGCGGGGGTGAGACAGTCTGAGATGGCGGCGGGGAAGGCGTCTGGAGTTGTGGCTGCTGAGTCTCTAGGAATTCTGACGGTTTCTCTTCAAAAGTGACTCTCACCTCTGGATGCCTTTCTGGCAGAGGGGACGGGTTGGATGGAGCTGGACTGGAGGACACAGGCGACTGGAGACTTGGGGCTCCACCAGAAGACACAGGGGAGAAGGAGACTGGCACTGGACTACTGGTTGAAGCTGAGGATGGAGACACCGGAGTGCTGAACTGGGAAGAATCCAAGTCCAATGGCTGCCACTCCCCGTCGTTCTGAGCCGCCAGGGCATTTTGGATGGCGTTTTGGACGAGCATCCCGGCGTGGAACTCCAGCTCGTCTTCTGTTGGACTGCCATTGGTCTGCCCGTTGACTGGTGTGGTGGGCTGGGGGGTGGGAGGTGACACCGGGGTAAGTGGCAGCGGGGTAGGGGGCAGCGAAGCCCCGCTGTCGGAAACATTATCCAAGCTAAACACTGTGGTGTCCTGAGAGCGGACAGATAAGTCGTCCAATCCCGAGTCGGACTCCTCTGGGTGGTAGGGCGGCAGGAAATGACccttcccttcctcttcctcatgcaGGATTTTCATGACGGCTCGTGCGCACGTGAATTCACCTGCGATTCCTTCATCAGACCAGGTCACGTGACTCTCTCCGGTGTCAGTGACGATGTCACTGCTCCCCTGGCTGCTCCTGGTTGTGGCTTTCGAGAAAGGTTTGGCCGAATATATCTGAGGAGCTACGTCCTTCCTTGTCGTCTCCCCCAGCAGGAACTGCCTCCTGGCAGAGGAGAAGTCAATCTGCTTCTCCAGAATGTCCTCCTTCCTGGTCAgctcagggtcaaaggtcaccacTGACGGAGGGCCTGACACCTGTGGCTGCAAATAGCGATTGAGACAGAAATGTGTCAAGAAAAGATGGAAAGTAATCCTTATCATCAaagtctgtgtgtatgtgtgttacctgtgtgtatgtgtaggtATAATTCTGCCtctgctgtttcctctcctggtATTTCTTGAGCGACTCGAGCTGGTCGGtttccagctgctcctccaaaGGAacctggaaagaaaagaaaacgaaCCAACCAAGGAACcagtttgtttgtcagtcagtTTGTCAGGAAGCAGCAGAATTCAAACTGAAATCAAGGATCAAGGATTTAACTGGAACCCACCTCTTGAGGAGGGTTCCACCAGCGCCGGGCGATGCCTGGATTCTTCTTCACAGCCTGGTCTTTGATCAGTTCCTGACGCTCACGCTCCAACTCGTGAACctgaacagagaaaacaaacacggGGGAGAATCACCATCGAGTATCCAACAGTAAACTTTAGCTTTTcaattcatttgaatttgaGAGGAGGAAACTTCCATGCATATTAAGTTTTAAGTTTTTCAATGTCTGTAACTACAGTCCAATATCTGttgattttaaaacagtttccctatcgtccatctttattaatatACTCTGTGGTCTGCTGCCCACCTCCTCTGTGGGTCGTGTCCTCGTCACTCTGACGTGCTGCTCCTCTCCGGGTGTAAAGAGTTTCGCGGGCCGCCTCTCCTCCTGAAACGCCCTCAGCTCAAACTTCGCCCTGCCGCTCCCCGACTCCTCCCCCTGCACGTGCCCGTTGGTTCGGACGAGGGAGTCGTCCTGGTGGAGGAACGTTGTCTGTCTGTGCCCCTCGACGATGATGTGCTGGTGATTGACAGGAGGGGatgctgacacacagacagagggggagCTTCTGTCAACGCTGATTGGTTTGTGGTGATCTGACGGAGACGAGGTTCCATTAGTGGGTGTTTCAGAGGCTGCGTCTAACACCTGGTCCAGGTAACGGATCTCCTGTGGACACAGCACATGGTCAGGCTGCTGTAGTGGACACATTTTGTACAATATTGGTCATCAAACACCTCATACTGTTGGATGATATTTGGATGATAGCCATATATTAATAGCCATATAGATATAaatgaaaagtgttgttttatgtGAACGTTCTGCAAAACCATAGACTCTGACACAACCAGTTAAATTACCACTCAACCCAAAAGGAATCTGAAGACATCAAAGTTTTCGATGTTGATTTCTAAGAATGGGATTCTGAGAACCTGCGTACCTGAGCCACCTCGCTGTCAGGAGTCTCTTCTTCGCCGTGGGCTCGGTTATTGGGACTGCCGAGGCAGCCATGTTGCATCTGCTGGCTCTCCAGCTCCATGCTTGCGGGCCTGTCGGTGATAACGCTGACCGATTCCTGGAAACTGACACTCTTCAGGGCTCGCTCTCTCGGCGTTGAGTCACTGACATCCTCGGCTGCCCGCCACGATTTCTGtgtcagcaaacaaacacacaaacagacagagggggCGTGTGGGTTAAGAGATACAGTACGGAGGGGCTGCACACTACACATACAATGTTTGCTCAAAGCCAGAATTAACAACCAGTTTTTAGCACAGGAAGATCAAAATCTGATGTTCTCTAGACTAATaatctctctaacacacacacacacacacacacaaatacatatctGTCTGCATTGCAGTAGCACAGTGTATTGAGTTGAACCTCTGCAGCAGGAGTGTGTTCTGACTCGTTCCCACCACTAGAGGGAGCAATacacatgctgctgctttatAACTACTACAAACAACAACTTACCACAGTACAACAATACAGAGACTCAAATTTAAATACAACCACttaaaaaacagtcaaaaccatttttatcttcatcacttTGATAATAGACGTGTTCTGCAGTTGTGTATCGCCGGCAATGGAAATGTTAGTAAAGACGTTTCAGGTTATGCAGCAGTGAAGATAGTTAATGTTTGAGAGCTTCACATTTTCTGTTACGCACTTTCActccctgtttcctctcagccTCAGCTTTTCACCGAGCAGCCTCACTGATGCGTGTCTGGATTAAGTGCCTGGCTCAAGGCCACATCATAAGAAGTTGTTAAGACGACGAGAATGTGTTTCTTCCATTTCCAAAATCCAAATGACCTTTTCTTACGACTAATCGCATAACTGCAAGACAGAGTTTGGCACTAAAACATCCCTCTAAATGGCCTAaaattttatttaatcatgttATGCAATACACTGCgcatattaaaacaaacacatgtgacTTTGACAACATTATATGTGACGATGCTCTTATAATATGACAAACAGTCACTAAATATGGTTATTATATCATTACTGAAAAGGGGGGCCTATGCCGATACCAATATTagggaataaaacatttatgatacaaataaatataaaaaataatctaataatgcttaattcataaaaaatgattcttcatgtctgtgttttgaacattttttgaacattttctatATTTGTGTCGTATTGTTATTGATGCtgctctcttccttctctttttctctttcttgtgaGCCTGTGTGAGGCTGGGAACATAATGTGCAtgacacaataacaaaaatcaaccaatcaatcaaatccTTGCATTTGGTTTTAGGGTTCTTGAAAGACTCTCAGGGACTCATGTTTGGATTCGTGTTTTCTACCCATTATCTTGTGTTACCATCCTTGTGACCTTTCGACATGCCTCAAGttgtctcatttcctgttttattttgaagccacTTTCCTCATTAGTTACTTCCTGtccttttcctgtttcctgtccttATGAGCACCTGTCCTCATGTGTTCAGTTTTCCCGGCCTCGCTCCTGGGTTCTACTCCCGTCCTCTGTGTTAGCTTGTCTTCTTAGTCCAGGTCAGTTTCCTCACCATGTTTCTGCTCCTGGTGAGTTTTTGCCTGTGTTGATTAACTCTAAATCTAATTCTGCCTCTGTGTTCTACTTTGGAAGAAATCATCAGAAAAAAAGGGTCACAGAACtagaattaagaaaataaacatgtttttttgtataatCGGAAAACATTAACGCAGATAACGATATATCTAGAAAAAAAGCACACACTAGAAAACACGCTGGCCTGCAGGGATCAAACCTGTGACCCTGTCTTCTTTGTGAGACATCTATCTGTCACATTGTTAGCCACAAGCTACATGTGCACGCTCCTGTCTTTTATTGACTTCCCATGAAACAAACGCTCCATTGGCTTCACTGTTTTACTGCCTTGCACCTTACACCTCCACTCTGAGGGTGTGTTTACTTCCATGAGGAGCTGCTGGCCCCCAGTCTTAGTTACatgccaagtgtgtgtgtggggggggattTAATGAGGGTCACTTGAGTGAATAAGATCACTGTTCAGTTAAGCACACACACGGAGCCATAAGGAGGGAGTCTTGACCTTTTACATCCTCCCACACTTAAAAGATCAGACTGTCTTTAATGATATTTATAGTGATTTGAACTGTAGACGAACAATTTCTGCACGAGCGAAAGGCGGATTTTAGTTCATTTTAGTAATTTATCAGGAAATCTAGGTTGTTTCATTGCCGTATCtacacctctttctcttctctctctccttttggTTTCTCATCCCCTCTTCTGCTGAACCCCTCTctgcttttccttcctccctcccttcctccctccgcTCTGTGAACTGTTCGAGTGAAGGAACAGTGGTCAGTGAAGTCACATGGTGGATTATGACACCCTGCGTCCTTACAAAATCCTTCTTGTCTCTCACATACTGAGGCCAcactctcctccactcttcttCAGGGCTGTCCTCCTATCCCATGTGTCCTTTTTcttcacagagaaagaaaagatatTGCCTCGGGCATTTTGCTGATCTGTCTGGCTCAGTCACATGCAAATTCCtcattttgcaatgttaaaatcTATGAaattttaaagtgaaacatgaatTCTACCTTGTTGCTGTGTCATTGTTGATTCTTGTATAAGGGATTTGATCTGTGTACAGCTTCGAAGTCTCTCTACCTGTTGTTTGAACTGCAGACGTGCTGCATTCCAGGCTatgtttgcagtttgtttgagtaaaaccccaaaacagtggagtttttttttttttactgaggcaagagaggaaatgaaaaagggCCACGAACACAGACGACTAAACTAATAATACATGGCAAGGCTCGTCAGAAGTCTACAGCTATGCGAGTGGCTTTGTGGGGCTGTGTAATAATACAGATAACTACAAGCCACATTATCACCTTTTAATTTCAGCATATGCTGTTCTGTaattacacacatgtagtttgagggagattgaacaaagtacactgaagttacagcagtTTTTGTGGGGTCAATTTTCAATTTTCACGTTGAAATTTGACCCCTACTGGTGATTTGAGAGAATAAAGTTTTCAGGG
Coding sequences within:
- the LOC117771723 gene encoding A-kinase anchor protein 2 isoform X1 produces the protein MSDTPLQRNGTATTPMSCEEAQLHKERLQALAEKRKRQTEIEDKRGQLDDMVLQLQHLKSKAMRERWLLQGTGLEEEEVRRTQLEQDEEKGKRLEDLIHSLESDIGTLESEESQISAKEQVLRERLKETERSIEDLQKSLMNQDGDATCCMSTPLSDCTDPNPNHLGLATQPRTGPPASGEHAIPRPAMFAMEINVEHDPHTGEQRILSANRVNPLDAASRGVKVYDDGRKVVYEVTSAGGVSTTSVENGWSSSQVDQLIQRAARPAARGGDDGRGQVRVTPAVPQAYISPADVDDLSPPSCAPPSIPSSPPAQVTLQRETRLGMIPPSTPVTTQPASSAHPGNELSCQPQATAEHPVTMVFLGYQDVEDTSESRRLLGFDGAVKAEVVLIDEDDEKSLREKTVTDLSIIDGTAADLVSGRPATSEAVSTELSSDGREPDSASSPPANDANTAPPPGLTPATGYIKTPEVALTTTNGYQAPMPTKHPHTAMKSWRAAEDVSDSTPRERALKSVSFQESVSVITDRPASMELESQQMQHGCLGSPNNRAHGEEETPDSEVAQEIRYLDQVLDAASETPTNGTSSPSDHHKPISVDRSSPSVCVSASPPVNHQHIIVEGHRQTTFLHQDDSLVRTNGHVQGEESGSGRAKFELRAFQEERRPAKLFTPGEEQHVRVTRTRPTEEVHELERERQELIKDQAVKKNPGIARRWWNPPQEVPLEEQLETDQLESLKKYQERKQQRQNYTYTYTQPQVSGPPSVVTFDPELTRKEDILEKQIDFSSARRQFLLGETTRKDVAPQIYSAKPFSKATTRSSQGSSDIVTDTGESHVTWSDEGIAGEFTCARAVMKILHEEEEGKGHFLPPYHPEESDSGLDDLSVRSQDTTVFSLDNVSDSGASLPPTPLPLTPVSPPTPQPTTPVNGQTNGSPTEDELEFHAGMLVQNAIQNALAAQNDGEWQPLDLDSSQFSTPVSPSSASTSSPVPVSFSPVSSGGAPSLQSPVSSSPAPSNPSPLPERHPEVRVTFEEKPSEFLETQQPQLQTPSPPPSQTVSPPQRARDGGPRIKIQSSYARALASSSPAQAPASTAPVSRPTPVYRPPSPPSPEKPEYSYFSKYSEAAELRSTAVAARCPEPEAAASGPFRLRSKKQRTLSMIEEEIRAAQQREEELKKQRETGPVVKVRPSNVSSSGHGPVRTGMKKTTITPADKMKSNSLPTRLTLTAKTAPGKIEKVRPVPPVSPSPSEGALSDAGSEDSGGSRPKNYMQTLMEDFESHKVKRREKIEDNSYARLLLAKEVTTEVLEATRVTRRKSDMALRWEAGLYANEEGKEEEEEEEEEEEEEEEEEE